Proteins encoded together in one Vanessa tameamea isolate UH-Manoa-2023 chromosome 28, ilVanTame1 primary haplotype, whole genome shotgun sequence window:
- the LOC113391922 gene encoding nucleolin-like, whose product MAKLSEVIPVKPDITKKKKRRQKKNKAKTVTTEPQNKKNGGNVDIKIEQDIEKNEDSDQIGINEQSEISDELAEKYPVLKNDDLVKKFLGVTMTNNQKGRIRQQLRDNLKGTSEVLLPEVIHNRIQGIVKDIITLTDAELRKIRILYNMLKTSVQNESSASKVEKKKKKKNKKPKDKVNVEEDKKENEATDNKAVARVEKEETKKTKGPKRYVVFVGNLPLDVDREKLTHHFYEIREHIVDVRIPKPAEGKRSCIAYVELKNEPSYELALSKHHSMLDKRRINVLYTTQQNSKISKTEAKSKSAKLVALQKSGKLMGSISLNKKRSHRRMKAKKAKANQEAVS is encoded by the exons ATGGCGAAGTTAAG TGAGGTGATTCCCGTAAAGCCTGATATAACTAAGAAGAAGAAAAGGAGGCAGAAAAAGAACAAAGCAAAGACTGTCACGACGGAGCCTCAAAACAAGAAAAATGGAGGCAATGTTGATATCAAAATTGAACAGGATATTGAAAAGAATGAAGACTCAGACCAGATTGGG ATAAATGAACAGAGTGAGATATCGGATGAGTTAGCTGAGAAGTATCCAGTGCTGAAAAATGATGACTTGGTAAAAAAGTTCCTCGGGGTTACCATGACAAATAATCAGAAAG gtaGGATTCGTCAACAGCTAAGAGATAATCTAAAAGGGACATCCGAAGTACTTCTACCAGAAGTAATACACAACAGGATACAGGGTATAGTCAAAGACATAATCACTCTGACAGATGCAGAGCTAAGAAAAATAAGAATACTGTATAATATGCTTAAAACATCAGTCCAAAATGAATCTTCCGCTTCAAAGGtagagaagaagaagaagaaaaagaatAAGAAGCCAAAAGATAAAGTAAATGTTGAAgaagataaaaaagaaaatgaagcCACAGATAATAAAGCTGTTGCTAGAGTAGAAAAGGAAGAAACCAAGAAGACGAAGGGCCCTAAACGATATGTTGTGTTCGTTGGAAACTTGCCGCTAGATGTTGATAGAGaaaaa TTAACTCACCATTTCTACGAAATCAGGGAACATATAGTGGATGTGAGGATTCCGAAGCCCGCCGAAGGGAAGAGGAGTTGTATTGCATATGTGGAACTGAAGAACGAACCCAGCTACGAG TTGGCGCTCTCCAAACACCACTCGATGCTGGACAAGCGCAGAATCAACGTGCTGTACACGACGCAGCAGAACAGCAAAATATCGAAAACCGAGGCTAAG AGTAAGTCAGCTAAGCTCGTCGCTTTGCAGAAGTCGGGAAAATTGATGGGGAGTATTTCGTTAAACAAGAAACGAAGTCACCGCAGGATGAAGGCGAAGAAGGCCAAGGCTAATCAAGAAGCTGTATCTTGA